From Ancylobacter pratisalsi, one genomic window encodes:
- a CDS encoding HU family DNA-binding protein, with protein MTTKNELVAAVAEQAKLTKAAAAAAVDATFDAIAASLKAGEEVKLIGFGSFSVVTRAAREGRNPRTGMPVKIEASKAPKFTPGKGLKETVNG; from the coding sequence ATGACCACGAAGAATGAACTCGTCGCCGCCGTGGCCGAGCAGGCCAAGCTGACGAAGGCTGCCGCTGCGGCTGCGGTCGACGCAACCTTCGACGCCATTGCCGCTTCGCTGAAGGCTGGCGAGGAAGTGAAGCTCATCGGCTTCGGCAGCTTCTCGGTTGTGACGCGCGCCGCTCGCGAGGGCCGCAACCCGCGCACCGGTATGCCTGTGAAGATCGAGGCGTCCAAGGCCCCGAAGTTTACGCCCGGCAAGGGCCTCAAGGAAACCGTCAACGGCTGA
- a CDS encoding outer membrane beta-barrel protein, producing the protein MGMKLGRIAAFGAVSGFLVLPFTGVAMAADYPASSRASVEVDPSMAAVGERVPEGYDAVGIPVGTFVFLPSLFLGAGYDSNITASGTNEKSDWVFTVQPAFQLQSDWVRHYLSFDGYFQSGSYAKYSDADYQNWSLGSNGRIDVTEDFELIGYVNYAHLNELPGDDETQTGLTSPLPYDRTTAGVGFRKEFNRLWTKATFDFRDRDYDNFLDGVPTDQSYRDGQTYSVNGRIGYEISPLTSVFVGGSYLWYDMQNVDYDAEEYNVVTGLKFEPSRLLRGEAYIGYRDWSSDNGYFESASGVTYGADLNWFVTPLATVTFTALQEVLTSNYIYGGYNGSAVNSNEVGIRLDYELRRNILLSGWVNYQKQDYEEYPRDDDTYFVGAEVRYLINRYATAKLNYTYTDFSSNFNNVGGVEDYNRSVVTAGVTLSY; encoded by the coding sequence ATGGGCATGAAATTGGGGCGTATTGCGGCTTTTGGCGCCGTATCTGGTTTTCTGGTGTTGCCTTTCACCGGTGTTGCGATGGCAGCGGACTATCCTGCTTCGTCGCGTGCGTCGGTTGAAGTGGACCCTTCGATGGCGGCTGTTGGCGAGCGTGTTCCCGAAGGGTACGACGCGGTCGGCATTCCGGTCGGGACGTTCGTTTTCCTCCCGTCTTTGTTCCTCGGGGCAGGCTACGACAGCAACATCACCGCTTCCGGCACCAACGAGAAGAGCGACTGGGTCTTCACGGTTCAGCCGGCCTTCCAGCTGCAGTCGGACTGGGTTCGCCATTATCTGTCCTTTGACGGTTACTTCCAGAGCGGAAGCTACGCCAAGTACAGCGATGCGGACTATCAGAACTGGTCTCTCGGTTCTAACGGTCGTATCGATGTCACCGAGGACTTCGAGCTGATCGGGTATGTCAATTACGCACACCTGAACGAGCTGCCGGGTGACGACGAGACGCAGACGGGCCTGACTTCGCCCCTGCCATATGACCGCACCACCGCCGGTGTTGGCTTCCGCAAGGAATTCAACCGTCTCTGGACCAAGGCCACGTTCGATTTCCGCGATCGTGACTATGACAACTTCCTTGACGGTGTCCCGACCGACCAGAGCTATCGTGACGGTCAGACCTATTCGGTGAACGGCCGTATCGGCTACGAGATCAGCCCGCTGACGAGCGTGTTCGTCGGTGGTAGCTACCTCTGGTACGACATGCAGAACGTCGATTACGACGCCGAAGAGTACAATGTTGTAACCGGCCTCAAGTTCGAGCCGTCCCGTCTGCTGCGCGGCGAGGCCTATATCGGCTACCGCGACTGGTCGTCGGACAACGGCTACTTCGAAAGCGCTTCCGGCGTGACCTATGGTGCGGACCTGAACTGGTTCGTTACCCCGCTCGCGACGGTGACGTTCACCGCGCTGCAGGAAGTTCTGACGTCGAACTACATTTATGGCGGCTACAACGGCTCTGCCGTCAACAGCAACGAGGTTGGTATCCGGCTCGACTACGAGCTGCGCCGGAATATCCTGCTCTCGGGCTGGGTGAATTATCAGAAGCAGGACTACGAAGAGTATCCCCGCGACGACGACACCTACTTTGTTGGCGCCGAGGTTCGTTACCTGATCAACCGCTACGCCACGGCCAAGCTGAACTACACCTACACGGACTTCAGCTCCAACTTCAACAACGTGGGCGGTGTTGAAGACTACAACCGGAGCGTTGTGACCGCTGGTGTTACGCTCAGCTACTGA
- a CDS encoding HAD-IA family hydrolase: MKLALFDCDGTLVDSQNVIVAAMTRAFARAQIDLPPRKALLGIVGLSLVEAMRRLGDGDPQFPAEQLAQFYREAFHALRGEPDFAEPLFPDIRMVLDHLSAREDVVLGIATGKSQRGVAAVLSHHGLEGRFITIQTADDAPSKPHPAMVLQAMQATGAAPMDTILIGDTSFDMTMARAAGARAIGVTWGYHASDLLRSSGAERLVSDGTALLTAMDELWTWPAQGGHAETAASRAAPAESNDERG; encoded by the coding sequence GTGAAACTCGCCTTGTTCGATTGCGACGGTACGCTGGTGGACAGCCAGAATGTCATCGTCGCCGCCATGACCCGTGCCTTTGCGCGCGCGCAGATCGATCTGCCGCCCCGCAAGGCGCTGCTCGGCATTGTCGGTCTCTCGCTGGTCGAGGCGATGCGGCGGCTTGGCGATGGCGACCCGCAGTTTCCCGCCGAGCAGCTGGCGCAGTTCTACCGCGAGGCCTTTCATGCGCTGCGCGGGGAGCCTGATTTCGCCGAACCGCTCTTTCCCGACATTCGCATGGTGCTCGACCATCTCAGTGCGCGCGAGGACGTGGTTCTGGGTATCGCCACCGGCAAGTCGCAGCGGGGCGTCGCCGCCGTGCTGAGCCATCATGGGCTGGAAGGGCGTTTCATCACCATTCAGACGGCCGACGACGCACCTTCCAAGCCGCACCCGGCCATGGTGCTGCAGGCCATGCAGGCCACGGGCGCCGCGCCGATGGATACGATACTGATCGGCGACACCAGTTTCGACATGACGATGGCCCGTGCAGCGGGCGCGCGCGCGATCGGCGTGACGTGGGGCTATCATGCCTCGGATCTGCTGCGCTCTTCCGGCGCTGAGCGCCTCGTTTCCGACGGCACCGCGCTGCTGACGGCAATGGACGAGCTGTGGACCTGGCCCGCGCAGGGTGGGCACGCCGAGACGGCGGCCAGCCGGGCGGCACCCGCGGAGTCGAACGATGAACGCGGATGA
- the lon gene encoding endopeptidase La has product MTSSKPRAALPPGVAQTFPVLPLRDIVVFPHMIVPLFVGREKSIRALEEVMRNDTFILLATQENASDDDPATDSIYKIGTLASVLQLLKLPDGTVKVLVEGISRARVDHYTDRTDLYEAEAVAMEEELGAKVEAEALGRSVLAEFDSYVKLNKKVSPEVVGVVTQIEDHSKLADTVASHLAVKIPEKQAVLEILKVTARLEKVLSLMESEISVLQVEKRIRSRVKRQMEKTQREYYLNEQMKAIQKELGDGEDGRDELAELEERIKTVKLSKEAREKATHELKKLRQMSPMSAEATVVRNYLDWLLSIPWSNKSKVKKDLPYAQGILDSEHFGLDKVKDRIVEYLAVQTRQNKLAGPILCLVGPPGVGKTSLAKSIAKATGREFVRVSLGGVRDEAEIRGHRRTYIGSMPGKVIQSMRKAKKSNPLFLLDEIDKMGMDFRGDPSSALLEVLDPEQNTTFADHYLEVDYDLSSVMFVTTANTLNIPPALLDRMEVIRIAGYTEDEKVEIARRHLIPSALTKHGLQAKEWSIDNEALLTLVRRYTREAGVRNLEREISNLARKAVKDLILTKRKTVKVTVKQLEDYLGAPRFRYGEAEAEDQVGVVTGLAWTEVGGEILTIEGVMMPGKGKMTVTGNLRDVMKESISAAASYVRSRALDFGIEPPLFDRRDIHVHVPEGATPKDGPSAGVAMATVLTSVLTGIPIRRDVAMTGEITLRGRVLPIGGLKEKLLAALRAGIKKVLIPEENAKDLAEIPDNVKNALEIVPVSRMDEVLHHALTRQPEPIVWEEKVIPTPEPVIGHDEASGIAAH; this is encoded by the coding sequence ATGACGAGCTCCAAGCCTCGCGCCGCGCTCCCGCCTGGTGTCGCGCAGACCTTTCCCGTGCTTCCGCTGCGCGACATCGTGGTTTTTCCGCACATGATCGTCCCGCTGTTCGTCGGCCGGGAGAAGTCGATCCGCGCCCTCGAAGAGGTGATGCGCAACGACACCTTCATCCTGCTGGCGACGCAGGAAAACGCTTCCGACGACGATCCGGCGACGGACTCCATCTACAAGATCGGCACGCTGGCCTCGGTACTGCAGCTTCTCAAGCTGCCGGACGGCACGGTCAAGGTGCTGGTCGAGGGCATCTCGCGCGCCAGGGTCGATCACTACACCGACCGCACCGACCTCTATGAGGCCGAGGCCGTGGCGATGGAGGAAGAACTCGGCGCCAAGGTCGAGGCCGAAGCGCTCGGCCGCTCGGTGCTGGCCGAGTTCGACAGCTATGTGAAGCTGAACAAGAAGGTGTCGCCGGAAGTCGTCGGCGTGGTCACCCAGATCGAGGATCACTCGAAGCTGGCGGACACCGTCGCCTCGCATCTGGCGGTGAAGATCCCCGAGAAGCAGGCCGTGCTGGAGATCCTCAAGGTCACCGCGCGGCTTGAGAAGGTTCTCTCGCTCATGGAGTCCGAGATTTCGGTGCTCCAGGTGGAAAAGCGCATCCGCAGCCGCGTGAAGCGGCAGATGGAGAAGACCCAGCGCGAGTACTATCTCAACGAGCAGATGAAGGCGATCCAGAAGGAACTCGGCGACGGCGAGGACGGCCGCGACGAGCTGGCCGAGCTGGAAGAGCGCATCAAGACCGTGAAGCTCTCCAAGGAGGCCCGCGAGAAGGCGACGCATGAGCTGAAGAAGCTCCGGCAGATGTCGCCGATGTCGGCCGAGGCCACCGTGGTGCGCAACTATCTCGACTGGCTGCTCTCGATCCCGTGGAGCAACAAGAGCAAGGTGAAGAAGGATCTTCCCTACGCCCAGGGGATCCTGGATTCCGAGCATTTCGGCCTCGACAAGGTGAAGGACCGTATCGTCGAGTATCTCGCGGTGCAGACCCGCCAGAACAAGCTCGCGGGCCCGATCCTGTGCCTCGTCGGTCCGCCCGGCGTGGGCAAGACCTCGCTCGCCAAGTCCATCGCCAAGGCGACGGGACGCGAATTCGTGCGCGTTTCGCTCGGTGGCGTGCGCGACGAGGCCGAGATCCGCGGCCATCGGCGCACCTATATCGGCTCGATGCCCGGCAAGGTGATCCAGTCGATGCGCAAGGCCAAGAAGTCCAACCCGCTCTTCCTGCTCGACGAGATCGACAAGATGGGCATGGACTTCCGCGGCGATCCGTCCTCGGCGCTTCTTGAGGTGCTGGACCCCGAGCAGAACACGACCTTCGCCGATCACTATCTGGAGGTGGACTATGACCTCTCGAGCGTGATGTTCGTGACGACGGCCAACACGCTGAACATCCCGCCGGCCCTTCTGGACCGCATGGAGGTGATCCGCATCGCCGGCTACACGGAAGACGAGAAGGTCGAGATCGCCCGCCGCCACCTGATTCCGTCCGCGCTCACCAAGCACGGGCTGCAGGCCAAGGAATGGTCGATCGACAATGAAGCGTTGCTGACCCTCGTTCGCCGCTACACGCGGGAAGCGGGCGTGCGCAACCTTGAGCGCGAGATCTCCAACCTCGCCCGCAAGGCGGTGAAGGACCTCATCCTCACCAAGCGCAAGACCGTGAAGGTGACGGTCAAGCAGCTCGAGGACTATCTCGGTGCGCCGCGCTTCCGCTATGGCGAGGCTGAGGCGGAGGATCAGGTCGGTGTGGTCACCGGACTTGCCTGGACGGAAGTCGGCGGCGAGATCCTGACCATCGAAGGCGTCATGATGCCCGGCAAGGGCAAGATGACGGTGACCGGCAACCTGCGCGACGTGATGAAGGAATCGATCTCGGCGGCGGCGTCCTATGTCCGCTCGCGCGCGCTCGATTTCGGCATCGAGCCGCCGCTGTTCGACCGCCGGGACATCCATGTCCACGTTCCCGAGGGTGCGACCCCGAAGGATGGCCCCTCGGCCGGCGTGGCCATGGCCACGGTGCTGACCTCGGTGCTCACCGGCATCCCGATTCGTCGCGATGTCGCCATGACCGGCGAGATCACGCTGCGTGGCCGGGTGCTGCCGATCGGCGGGCTCAAGGAAAAGCTGCTCGCGGCGCTGCGCGCGGGCATCAAGAAGGTGCTGATACCCGAGGAGAACGCCAAGGATCTGGCGGAAATCCCGGACAACGTGAAGAACGCCCTGGAGATCGTCCCGGTCTCGCGCATGGATGAGGTGCTGCACCACGCCCTGACGCGCCAGCCCGAGCCGATCGTGTGGGAAGAGAAAGTGATCCCGACCCCCGAGCCGGTGATCGGCCATGACGAGGCCAGCGGGATCGCGGCCCACTGA
- a CDS encoding metallophosphoesterase family protein, producing MFFSRFRGYASQKSNPRIPDGQRVYAIGDVHGRYDLLRTLLDRIEQDSTGGETATPAGVSPRIILLGDYIDRGTESDKVIETVLGGHDVRGWDCLKGNHEAMLLAALDGQMDWEMWLANGGVETAFAYGVATREYTSTGRTAELGGALAEAIPEAHLAFLRSLPTHVELGDYFFCHAGIRPGVAIDAQMPEDLMWIRDLFLDSRADHGKRIVHGHTPKMEPEILPNRINVDTGAYLTHRLSCVVLEADQVRVIHT from the coding sequence ATGTTCTTTTCCCGCTTTCGCGGATACGCGTCGCAAAAATCCAATCCCCGTATTCCTGACGGTCAGCGTGTCTACGCCATCGGCGACGTTCACGGTCGCTATGACCTGCTTCGCACTCTTCTGGACCGGATCGAGCAGGACAGCACGGGCGGAGAGACCGCCACGCCGGCCGGCGTCTCGCCGCGCATCATCCTGCTGGGCGATTACATCGATAGGGGCACCGAGAGCGACAAGGTCATCGAGACCGTGCTCGGCGGGCACGATGTCCGGGGCTGGGACTGCCTGAAGGGCAACCACGAAGCCATGCTCCTCGCCGCGCTCGATGGCCAGATGGACTGGGAGATGTGGCTGGCGAATGGCGGGGTGGAGACGGCATTCGCCTATGGCGTCGCCACGCGGGAATACACCTCCACCGGACGGACGGCTGAACTTGGCGGCGCCTTGGCGGAGGCCATCCCTGAGGCCCATCTCGCCTTCCTGCGCAGCCTGCCCACCCATGTTGAGCTGGGCGACTATTTTTTCTGCCATGCCGGCATCCGCCCCGGCGTGGCGATCGATGCGCAGATGCCGGAAGATCTGATGTGGATCCGCGATCTGTTCCTGGATTCCCGTGCGGACCATGGCAAGCGTATCGTGCACGGCCACACGCCGAAGATGGAACCGGAAATCCTGCCGAACCGGATCAACGTCGATACGGGTGCGTATCTGACCCACCGCCTGTCATGCGTCGTGCTCGAGGCTGATCAGGTGAGGGTCATCCATACATGA
- a CDS encoding ATP12 family chaperone protein, whose product MNADDAPAGSGLPKVRPLPKRFYSQAGVADAGEGLFRVELDGRPVRTPGRRLLAVPSRRLAEALAGEWAEQGEQIDPMTMPLTRLANSALDGVEDAREAVAAEIVRYAASDLLCYRADSPRRLVERQAEHWDPLLGWARETLGATFILSEGIRFVSQPERSLDAIRRSLPDDSLRLAALNLMTTLSGSAVIALAVWHRRLTPEAAWHTAHLDELTQEEAWGADAEAMLRRDSRYRDFRGASECLLHLT is encoded by the coding sequence ATGAACGCGGATGACGCGCCGGCCGGCAGCGGCCTGCCCAAGGTCCGGCCGCTCCCCAAGCGATTCTACTCGCAGGCCGGTGTTGCGGACGCGGGCGAGGGGCTGTTCCGTGTCGAGCTGGACGGGCGCCCGGTGCGCACGCCCGGACGCCGCCTGCTGGCGGTTCCCAGCCGGCGGCTGGCGGAAGCGCTGGCGGGCGAGTGGGCGGAGCAGGGCGAGCAAATCGACCCGATGACCATGCCCCTGACCCGGCTGGCCAACTCCGCGCTCGACGGGGTGGAAGACGCGCGCGAGGCGGTGGCCGCCGAGATCGTCCGTTATGCTGCCAGCGACCTGCTGTGCTACCGCGCCGACTCGCCCAGGCGACTGGTCGAGCGGCAGGCCGAGCACTGGGACCCGCTGCTCGGCTGGGCGCGGGAGACACTCGGCGCCACGTTCATCCTGAGTGAGGGGATTCGATTCGTCAGCCAGCCTGAGCGCTCGCTGGACGCTATCCGCCGATCCTTGCCGGATGATTCTCTGCGACTCGCCGCGCTCAACCTGATGACGACGCTCAGCGGGTCGGCCGTGATCGCCCTTGCCGTCTGGCATCGGCGCCTCACGCCCGAGGCGGCCTGGCATACGGCACACTTAGATGAGTTGACGCAGGAGGAGGCCTGGGGTGCTGACGCGGAAGCAATGTTGCGGCGCGATAGTCGTTACCGGGATTTCCGAGGCGCGTCGGAGTGCCTCTTGCACCTCACTTGA